The bacterium sequence TCGGTCTGAGCGAGCGCCTCGCCGCCGGCCAGGAGGCCTATCTCCGCCTCGAGGAGCGCAGGGCGGAGGAGATCGCCCAGGCGGAAGCCGAGGCCCGCGCCCGGGCCCAGGCCGAGGCCGAGGCCCTCGCCCAGGCCGAGGCCGAGGCGGAGGCCCGCGCCCAGGCGGAGGCTGAGGCTCGCGCCCAGGCGGAGGCTGAGGCGGAGGCGGAGCGCCAGGCCACCAGCACCACCTCGTCCACCACCACCACGGTCGCCGTGACCACCGCTCCCACCACCACGGAACCCACGACGACCACCACGGAGATCGCCGTCACCGACACCACCCTCGCACCTCCCACGACCGTTCCTGCCGACGGTCCGGTGACGGACGATCCTCCCTCCGGTGCGATGGCCTGCCCGGTGGACGGGTTCCACAGCTTCACCGACACCTGGGGCGCGCCCCGTTCGGGTGGGAGGACGCACGAGGGTGTGGACATGCTGGCCGACCGGGGCACCCCGGTCGTGGCGGTGGAGGACGGGAGGATCCATCGGTTGTCGAACACCACAAGGGGCGGCATCGCCGTCTGGCTGGATGGGCTGGGGGGCGACCGCTACTACTACGCCCACCTCGACGCGTGGGCCCCCGGTCTGGCGGTCGGCCAGATGGTGTCCCGCGGGGAGCCGCTCGGAACCGTCGGCACGACCGGCAACGCCCCCGCCCACATCCCGCACCTGCATTGGGAGTTCCACCCCGACCGCGGGGGGGCCGTCAACCCGACCCCCCTGGCCCGGGAGCTGTGCGGTTGACGGACCGGTCCTGCCGCCTGTGCGGATGGATAGCCGGGTTGTCGGAGGTCCGGACCGGAGTCCCGGTGGAGATCGAGGCGCCGGTGGATCAGGTCTGGGCCGAGGTGACCCACTTCGCCGCCCACACCGAATGGATGGAGGACGCCCATGCCATCCGCTTCGGGACCGACCAGCGGGAGGGACCCGGCACGGTGTTGCTGATCGATACCCGGGTCGGGCCGTTCCGCACCACCGACCGTTTCGAGATCACCGAGATCGAACCCATGCTCTCGGTGGCCGGCCGGCACACCGGCCTCTTCCGGGGCGAGGGCCGCTTCGAACTCTCCTCGCCGAGTCCCGGACGGACCTCGCTGGTGTGGCGCGAGCGGATCCGGTTCCCGTGGCTGTTCGGAGGCCCGGCGGCAGCCCTGGTGGGCCGGGTGGTGCTGAGACGTGTCTGGTCCAGGAACCTGGCCACCCTCAAACGAAGGATCGAGGGTTGATAGCGGTCAGTGGTCAGCGGTATCCAACGTAACTAGCAACTAGCAACTAGCAACTAGCAACTACGCAGGCTCGAAGCCGGCGCATCCGTGGGCCTCCACGGCGGCGAAGGTCTC is a genomic window containing:
- a CDS encoding M23 family metallopeptidase, whose amino-acid sequence is LQDQIRERAVDLYMSGAAVNDLAALMISASLADIDIRTEYLDDAREQDQVLFNALEVLTRQLNEAAEVLRVSRAEQQELLDRLEEVSVGLSERLAAGQEAYLRLEERRAEEIAQAEAEARARAQAEAEALAQAEAEAEARAQAEAEARAQAEAEAEAERQATSTTSSTTTTVAVTTAPTTTEPTTTTTEIAVTDTTLAPPTTVPADGPVTDDPPSGAMACPVDGFHSFTDTWGAPRSGGRTHEGVDMLADRGTPVVAVEDGRIHRLSNTTRGGIAVWLDGLGGDRYYYAHLDAWAPGLAVGQMVSRGEPLGTVGTTGNAPAHIPHLHWEFHPDRGGAVNPTPLARELCG
- a CDS encoding SRPBCC family protein, whose product is MTDRSCRLCGWIAGLSEVRTGVPVEIEAPVDQVWAEVTHFAAHTEWMEDAHAIRFGTDQREGPGTVLLIDTRVGPFRTTDRFEITEIEPMLSVAGRHTGLFRGEGRFELSSPSPGRTSLVWRERIRFPWLFGGPAAALVGRVVLRRVWSRNLATLKRRIEG